The proteins below come from a single Mycolicibacterium sp. TY81 genomic window:
- a CDS encoding phage major capsid protein: MQTMADLRAVVASELQSRLEDFATRRADTMPSQEEWRRVLELRKELRAIDKSAGVGSRAQESPMTIDEQRQWIARLVAQRDQATAEARRFLQDVQEDGRDHLNEREAARFAVMRRNISKLDKRIEEGRATLGRLGARNEGLQVLRERQGLACAQRKRGVPASTFSPLNFDLEELRAVHERVKRGEAAGFKTKRDFNSAEGFLPAELYNIPTFPRHERRLLEFLPGFALDAPSLEYIQVNSVTGAAAPVDEGALKPELIMNTSHVIVTAQKLAAHTGISYESAQDWTAFTTAVTVELTKQVVDAENEFLLSGIVSGGTTPVVETPGLLNTTGILTHHITSETALDAVEMSVAQLRTGPSLCEPDLLVLHPTTWSAIRRQKDGYQRYMVAPDPTQDEAQSLWGIRVLPTTSIAAGVGCLLDTRTFGRVAVREPIGVRIGWTGTDFTQNIWRYVAEERLCLAVERPSCDVRGRCPVMYR, encoded by the coding sequence ATGCAGACCATGGCGGACTTGCGCGCCGTTGTCGCGAGCGAATTGCAGAGCAGGCTAGAGGATTTCGCCACGCGGCGGGCTGACACCATGCCGTCGCAAGAAGAGTGGCGGCGAGTTCTTGAGCTCCGCAAGGAGCTGCGCGCGATCGACAAGTCGGCAGGCGTGGGGTCTCGAGCCCAGGAGTCTCCGATGACGATTGATGAACAGCGCCAATGGATTGCGCGCCTCGTAGCGCAGCGCGACCAGGCTACCGCCGAGGCCCGGCGGTTCTTGCAAGACGTGCAAGAGGATGGTCGCGACCACCTCAACGAGCGTGAGGCCGCACGGTTCGCCGTGATGCGCCGGAACATCTCCAAGCTCGATAAGCGCATCGAGGAAGGCCGCGCGACGTTGGGCCGACTGGGTGCGCGCAATGAAGGCCTCCAGGTGCTGCGCGAGCGCCAGGGGCTCGCGTGTGCTCAGCGCAAGCGCGGTGTTCCGGCCAGCACGTTCTCGCCGCTGAACTTCGACTTAGAGGAGCTGCGCGCCGTCCATGAGCGGGTAAAGCGTGGCGAGGCAGCGGGTTTCAAGACCAAGCGGGACTTTAACTCTGCTGAGGGCTTCCTGCCCGCAGAGCTGTACAACATCCCAACCTTTCCCCGGCACGAAAGACGGCTGCTGGAATTTTTGCCGGGGTTCGCGCTGGACGCTCCCTCGCTTGAGTACATCCAGGTCAACAGCGTGACCGGTGCTGCCGCTCCGGTGGATGAGGGTGCGCTCAAGCCCGAGCTCATCATGAACACCTCGCACGTCATCGTGACCGCGCAGAAGCTCGCGGCGCACACCGGCATCTCGTACGAGTCGGCGCAGGACTGGACCGCCTTCACCACGGCGGTAACGGTCGAACTGACCAAGCAAGTCGTGGATGCCGAGAACGAATTCCTGCTGTCGGGCATCGTTTCGGGTGGCACCACCCCGGTCGTTGAGACGCCGGGTCTGCTCAACACCACGGGCATCCTGACCCACCACATCACCAGCGAGACCGCACTGGACGCGGTGGAGATGAGCGTGGCTCAGCTGCGCACCGGCCCGTCGTTGTGTGAGCCGGACTTGCTGGTGCTGCATCCGACCACCTGGTCGGCCATTCGTCGGCAGAAGGATGGCTATCAGAGGTACATGGTCGCGCCCGACCCGACTCAGGACGAAGCACAGTCGCTCTGGGGAATTCGGGTGCTGCCCACCACGTCGATCGCGGCGGGCGTGGGCTGCCTCCTGGACACCCGGACCTTTGGCCGGGTGGCGGTGCGCGAGCCCATCGGTGTGCGGATCGGTTGGACCGGCACCGACTTCACCCAGAACATCTGGCGATACGTGGCAGAGGAGCGGCTGTGCTTGGCCGTGGAGCGGCCTAGCTGTGATGTCCGGGGACGTTGTCCCGTTATGTATCGGTGA
- a CDS encoding IS481 family transposase: protein MSHANAALTPRARLKLAELIIEKGWTYTAAAKMFMVAPRTAKKWADRFRTEGSAGMVDRSSRPHRSPTKTSDQVMRRIVDLRWRKRLGPVQIAGRLGMPASTVHAVLTRCRINRLSYIDRVTGEPLRRYEHDHPGSLIHVDVTKFGNIPDGGGHKFLSRQQGKRNRQLTAHRTGERADDYRPRIGIAFLHTVIDDHSRVAYVEIQSDEKAATAIGVLQRAVAWFAERGVTVERVLSDNGSAYKSLAWRGACAELNISHKRTRPYRPQTNGKIERFHRTLGDGWAYARFYESTEQRNTALPSWLHFYNHHRAHSAIGGRPPVTRLTNVPGHHT from the coding sequence GTGTCCCACGCTAACGCTGCATTAACCCCGCGCGCACGATTGAAGCTCGCCGAGCTCATCATCGAGAAGGGCTGGACCTATACCGCTGCGGCCAAGATGTTCATGGTCGCGCCTCGAACCGCCAAGAAATGGGCCGATCGCTTTCGTACCGAAGGCTCTGCCGGCATGGTCGACCGTAGCTCGCGACCGCACCGGAGCCCCACCAAGACCAGCGACCAGGTCATGCGTCGGATCGTGGACCTGCGGTGGCGCAAGCGGCTCGGGCCCGTGCAGATCGCCGGACGACTGGGCATGCCGGCGTCCACGGTGCACGCTGTGCTGACCCGGTGCCGGATCAATCGGTTGTCCTACATCGACCGCGTAACTGGCGAACCGCTGCGCCGCTATGAGCACGATCATCCCGGTTCGCTGATCCACGTCGACGTCACCAAATTCGGCAACATCCCCGACGGCGGTGGGCACAAGTTCCTTAGCCGACAACAAGGCAAGCGCAACCGGCAGCTGACCGCGCATCGCACCGGTGAACGTGCCGACGATTATCGACCGCGAATTGGAATTGCGTTCCTGCACACAGTTATTGATGATCACTCTCGGGTTGCGTACGTCGAGATCCAGTCCGACGAGAAAGCGGCCACCGCGATCGGTGTGTTGCAGCGCGCGGTGGCCTGGTTCGCCGAACGCGGCGTCACGGTGGAACGAGTCCTCTCAGACAACGGGTCGGCTTACAAATCCTTGGCCTGGCGCGGTGCCTGCGCCGAACTGAACATCAGCCACAAGCGAACCCGGCCATACCGGCCCCAGACCAACGGCAAGATCGAGCGATTCCATCGCACGCTCGGGGACGGCTGGGCCTACGCCCGGTTCTACGAATCCACCGAACAACGCAACACAGCCCTACCGAGCTGGCTGCATTTCTACAATCACCACCGAGCCCACTCCGCCATCGGAGGCCGCCCACCGGTCACTCGGCTGACCAACGTCCCTGGACATCACACCTAG
- a CDS encoding cation:dicarboxylate symporter family transporter: MTDQAPRRDRTHWLYIAVLVAVVGGVAVGLIAPGVGKDIAVLGTLFVNLIKMMITPVIFCTIVLGIGSVRKAATVGKIGGLSLGYFLAMSTVALAIGLVVGNLLSPGSGLHLSAQATGQGAKLAQKAHEAGGLMDFVSHIIPETLLSALTSGNVLQALFIALLVGFAVQAMGTAGEPILRGVQHLQKLVFRVLIMILWLAPIGAFGAMAGVVGQTGWRAVTQLLTLMLGFYVTCVVFVFGVLGVLLWSVTRMSIFRLVRYLAREYLLIFSTSSSESALPRLIAKMEHLGVDRSTVGVVVPTGYSFNLDGTAIYLTMAALFIADAMGRPMAIGEQLALLAFMIVASKGAAGVTGAGLATLAGGLQSHRPDLLDGVGLIVGIDRFMSEARAVTNFSGNAVATVLIGSWTGTLDRAKAAAVLHGADPFDELTMLDSSVEHPSGNAGVTALTS, encoded by the coding sequence ATGACTGATCAAGCGCCCCGTCGCGACCGCACCCATTGGCTGTACATCGCCGTGCTCGTCGCCGTCGTCGGCGGTGTGGCCGTCGGCCTGATCGCACCCGGGGTGGGCAAGGACATCGCGGTCCTCGGCACCCTGTTCGTCAACCTGATCAAGATGATGATCACCCCGGTCATCTTCTGCACGATCGTGCTGGGCATCGGGTCGGTGCGCAAAGCCGCGACGGTCGGCAAGATCGGCGGCCTCTCGCTCGGCTACTTCCTCGCCATGTCGACGGTGGCGCTGGCGATCGGCCTGGTCGTCGGCAACCTGCTGAGCCCGGGATCGGGCCTGCACCTGTCGGCACAGGCGACCGGTCAGGGCGCGAAACTGGCCCAGAAGGCGCACGAGGCCGGCGGTCTCATGGACTTCGTCTCGCACATCATCCCGGAGACCCTGCTGTCGGCACTGACCAGCGGAAACGTGTTGCAGGCCCTGTTCATCGCCCTGCTCGTCGGCTTCGCGGTCCAGGCCATGGGTACGGCCGGCGAACCCATCCTGCGGGGCGTCCAGCACCTGCAGAAGCTGGTGTTCCGCGTGCTGATCATGATCCTGTGGCTGGCGCCGATCGGCGCGTTCGGTGCCATGGCCGGCGTCGTGGGCCAGACCGGGTGGCGCGCCGTCACCCAGCTGCTGACCCTGATGCTCGGGTTCTACGTGACCTGCGTCGTCTTCGTCTTCGGTGTGCTCGGGGTGCTGCTGTGGTCGGTGACCCGGATGTCGATCTTCCGGCTGGTCCGCTACCTGGCCCGCGAGTACCTGCTGATCTTCTCGACCTCGTCGTCGGAGTCGGCGCTGCCTCGGCTGATCGCCAAGATGGAGCACCTGGGCGTGGATCGCAGCACCGTCGGCGTCGTGGTGCCGACCGGCTACTCGTTCAATCTCGACGGGACCGCGATCTACCTGACCATGGCGGCGCTGTTCATCGCCGACGCCATGGGGCGGCCGATGGCGATCGGGGAGCAGTTGGCGCTGCTGGCCTTCATGATCGTCGCCTCCAAGGGTGCTGCCGGCGTCACGGGCGCGGGTCTGGCGACGCTGGCGGGCGGCCTGCAGAGCCACCGGCCGGACCTGCTGGACGGTGTCGGGCTGATCGTCGGCATCGACCGGTTCATGTCGGAGGCGCGGGCCGTCACCAACTTCTCGGGTAACGCCGTCGCCACGGTGCTGATCGGATCGTGGACCGGGACACTCGACCGGGCAAAGGCCGCGGCCGTGTTGCACGGCGCCGATCCGTTCGACGAACTGACGATGCTCGACTCGAGTGTCGAGCACCCGTCCGGCAACGCGGGTGTGACCGCCCTCACATCATGA
- a CDS encoding YncE family protein — MANNNARAKAKRAGAQALRGTMDIAQVGRGTIADIAESAGQLVATSYADNMVSLIEPRTRSIRDIAVDGEPFAVVATADRAYVAVSGAEFDGVAVIDVATGAELAAYPLASGVSALAVSPDGKRVFAGRAGDTYIDVAVIDITADRVGTIEIATGAAISIDALAVDHTGRRLYVATTDEMGSQLVVVDTETARIRNTIVIGAPIRSLALGPDNTAYVLTSDLTARGEVHVVDLAAGRVTGRFPVGDAPTQLVLGADGTRAYVVDYDRVSVFCTQTNAVVDTIAADVQPSCVTVSRDGSRLYVADVVGDVTAVAVEAPKPLLYSQFMATKSVTMNEVRALEPATV; from the coding sequence GTGGCAAATAATAACGCTCGTGCAAAAGCGAAGCGGGCAGGCGCCCAGGCGCTGCGCGGAACCATGGACATCGCGCAGGTTGGCCGCGGCACCATCGCCGACATCGCCGAGAGCGCGGGGCAGTTGGTCGCTACCAGCTACGCCGACAACATGGTGTCGCTGATCGAGCCGCGCACCCGCAGCATCCGCGACATCGCCGTCGACGGTGAGCCGTTCGCGGTCGTCGCCACCGCTGACCGGGCGTACGTCGCCGTGTCCGGTGCCGAGTTCGACGGCGTCGCCGTCATCGACGTCGCCACCGGCGCCGAGCTGGCCGCCTACCCGCTGGCCTCGGGCGTGAGCGCCCTCGCCGTCAGCCCCGACGGCAAGCGCGTGTTCGCGGGCCGCGCCGGCGACACCTACATCGACGTCGCCGTCATCGACATCACCGCCGACCGCGTCGGCACCATCGAGATCGCCACCGGCGCCGCCATCAGCATCGACGCCCTCGCGGTCGACCACACCGGTCGCCGGCTGTACGTCGCCACCACCGACGAGATGGGCAGCCAGCTGGTCGTCGTCGACACCGAGACCGCGCGCATCCGGAACACCATCGTCATCGGTGCCCCGATCCGCAGCCTGGCGCTGGGCCCCGACAACACCGCCTACGTGCTGACCTCGGACCTGACCGCGCGCGGTGAGGTGCACGTAGTCGACCTGGCCGCCGGCCGCGTGACCGGTCGCTTCCCCGTCGGCGACGCCCCGACCCAGCTGGTGCTCGGCGCCGACGGCACCCGCGCTTACGTCGTCGACTACGATCGCGTCTCGGTGTTCTGCACCCAGACCAACGCGGTGGTCGACACCATCGCGGCCGATGTCCAGCCGTCCTGCGTCACCGTCAGCCGTGACGGCTCGCGCCTGTACGTGGCGGATGTCGTCGGTGACGTCACCGCGGTCGCCGTCGAGGCCCCCAAGCCGCTGCTCTACTCGCAGTTCATGGCGACCAAGTCCGTCACGATGAACGAGGTGCGCGCGCTGGAGCCCGCGACCGTCTAG
- a CDS encoding fatty acid--CoA ligase: MLSTMQDAPLTIATIMRHATGQNYRRTVTTALGGGQYRTMTYGEVGRQSAQLANALRGLGITGDQRVATFMWNNAEHTVAYLAIPSMGAVLHTLNIRLSPEQIAYIANEAEDSVVIADLSLTAQLAPVLPQMKTVHTVIAIGAGDLAPLEGAGKTVLRYDELLAAQPDNFDWPEIDERSAAAMCYTSGTTGNPKGVVYSHRSSFLHAMATCTSNALDVGSEDVTLPIVPMFHANAWGLPYAALMAGADLVMPDRFLDGASLIDLIETHRPTIAGAVPTIWNDVMNCLEKNPGHDISSLRIVGCGGSAVPLSMMRIFQERYGVHIRQAWGMTETSPLATTAKPFPGASEDEYWKSRATAGRALCGVEIRIVDDAGAPLPHDGEAVGEIEIRGPWITGSYYLGYDSSKFDSGWLRTGDVGRIDDCGFVTLTDRAKDVIKSGGEWISSVELENHLIAHPAVLEAAVVAVPDERWQERPLVAVVLHEGASATPDELREFLSDKVVRWWLPERWTFVDQVPRTSVGKYDKKTIRARYADGAYDVVTI, encoded by the coding sequence ATGCTCAGTACGATGCAGGACGCCCCGCTCACCATCGCCACGATCATGCGGCACGCGACTGGCCAGAATTATCGCCGAACCGTCACCACGGCGCTCGGCGGCGGCCAGTACCGCACCATGACCTATGGCGAAGTCGGCCGGCAATCCGCGCAGCTGGCCAATGCGCTGCGCGGGCTCGGCATCACCGGAGACCAGCGGGTGGCCACGTTCATGTGGAACAACGCCGAACACACGGTGGCCTACCTGGCCATTCCGTCCATGGGCGCGGTGCTGCACACCCTCAACATCCGGTTGTCCCCGGAGCAGATCGCCTACATCGCCAATGAGGCCGAGGACTCCGTCGTCATCGCGGATCTCTCGTTGACCGCACAATTGGCACCGGTGCTGCCGCAGATGAAGACGGTGCACACGGTGATCGCCATCGGCGCAGGAGATTTGGCGCCGCTGGAGGGCGCCGGCAAGACCGTGCTGCGGTACGACGAACTGCTGGCCGCCCAGCCCGACAACTTCGACTGGCCGGAGATCGATGAGCGGTCCGCGGCCGCGATGTGTTACACGAGCGGCACCACCGGAAATCCGAAAGGTGTTGTCTACAGCCACCGTTCGAGCTTCCTGCACGCCATGGCGACGTGCACCAGCAATGCGCTGGACGTCGGCAGCGAGGACGTGACGCTGCCTATCGTGCCGATGTTCCACGCCAACGCCTGGGGGCTGCCGTACGCCGCGCTGATGGCCGGTGCCGACCTGGTGATGCCGGACCGGTTCCTCGATGGCGCATCGCTGATCGACCTCATCGAGACGCATCGCCCGACCATCGCCGGCGCGGTTCCGACCATCTGGAACGACGTGATGAACTGCCTGGAAAAGAATCCGGGACACGACATTTCGTCGTTGCGGATCGTGGGCTGCGGCGGCTCGGCCGTGCCGTTGTCGATGATGCGCATCTTCCAGGAGCGGTACGGCGTCCACATCCGCCAGGCCTGGGGGATGACCGAAACCTCGCCGCTGGCCACGACCGCCAAGCCATTCCCGGGCGCGTCCGAGGATGAGTACTGGAAGAGTCGGGCGACCGCCGGGCGGGCGTTGTGCGGTGTCGAGATCCGGATCGTCGACGACGCCGGCGCCCCGCTGCCTCACGACGGGGAAGCGGTGGGGGAGATCGAGATTCGCGGACCGTGGATCACCGGCAGCTACTACCTGGGCTATGACTCGAGCAAGTTCGACAGCGGCTGGCTGCGCACGGGCGACGTCGGGCGCATCGACGACTGCGGGTTCGTCACCCTCACCGACCGGGCCAAGGACGTCATCAAGTCCGGTGGTGAATGGATTTCGTCGGTCGAGTTGGAGAACCACCTGATCGCGCACCCCGCGGTGCTGGAAGCCGCCGTCGTCGCGGTGCCCGACGAGCGCTGGCAGGAACGCCCGCTGGTCGCCGTCGTGCTGCACGAGGGCGCTTCGGCGACACCTGATGAACTTCGAGAGTTCCTGTCGGACAAGGTGGTTCGCTGGTGGCTGCCGGAGCGGTGGACGTTCGTCGACCAGGTGCCCCGCACCAGCGTCGGCAAGTACGACAAGAAGACCATCCGCGCCCGGTACGCCGACGGCGCCTACGACGTCGTCACCATCTAG
- a CDS encoding alpha/beta fold hydrolase yields the protein MSIIEINAGTIHFEEFGPKDGRPVVFVHGYMMGGQLWRGVAARLAERGLRCIAPTWPLGAHPEALRPGADRSIHGVARIVADTLAALDLDDVVIVGNDTGGVVTQLVAVHHPERIGAMVLTSCDAFEHFPPPILEPLILASRSKALFRAGSQVFRVPLVRRRAYAGLAYADFDALTREWVHNTQSKPAVAEDLRVFTSSLRTEVTTGVAARLHEFDKPALIAWSADDELFEIGDGEKLAQIIPNARLEIIDGAKTFSMLDRPDRLADLMSTVAVRA from the coding sequence ATGTCGATCATCGAGATTAACGCCGGAACCATCCATTTCGAGGAATTCGGGCCAAAGGACGGCAGGCCCGTCGTCTTCGTGCACGGATACATGATGGGTGGCCAATTGTGGCGCGGGGTCGCCGCGCGCCTGGCCGAACGCGGCCTGCGGTGCATAGCCCCCACCTGGCCGCTCGGCGCGCATCCCGAAGCGCTGCGCCCAGGCGCCGACCGGAGCATCCACGGCGTCGCGCGCATCGTCGCCGACACCCTGGCCGCATTGGACCTCGACGACGTCGTCATCGTCGGCAACGACACCGGCGGTGTGGTCACGCAGCTGGTCGCCGTCCACCACCCGGAACGCATCGGCGCCATGGTGCTGACGAGTTGCGATGCGTTCGAACACTTCCCGCCACCGATCCTCGAGCCGCTGATCCTGGCGTCGCGTTCCAAGGCGCTGTTCCGGGCGGGCTCGCAGGTGTTCCGGGTCCCGTTGGTCCGCAGGCGCGCGTACGCCGGGCTGGCATACGCGGACTTCGACGCCCTGACCCGGGAGTGGGTACACAACACGCAGTCCAAACCGGCTGTCGCCGAGGATCTCCGCGTGTTCACCAGCTCCCTGCGCACCGAGGTCACCACCGGAGTCGCAGCGCGGCTGCACGAATTCGACAAGCCGGCGCTCATCGCCTGGTCGGCTGACGACGAGTTGTTCGAGATCGGCGACGGCGAGAAGCTGGCGCAGATCATCCCGAACGCCCGCCTCGAAATCATCGACGGCGCAAAGACATTCTCGATGCTCGACCGCCCGGACCGCCTCGCCGACCTGATGTCGACCGTCGCGGTGCGCGCCTAG
- a CDS encoding TetR/AcrR family transcriptional regulator, with translation MENKRRTQEERSAATREALIVAARRLWGERGYAEVGTPEIATTAGVTRGAMYHQFADKAALFLAVVEVVEQDVMARMGAMVAASGATSPADAVRAAVDAWLEVSGDPEVRQLVLLDAPSVLGWAGFRDVAQRYSLGMTEQLLSEAMKAGQLARQPVRALAHVLIGALDEAAMLIATADDPKKARRETRQVLRRLVDAMFDG, from the coding sequence ATGGAAAACAAGAGGCGTACTCAGGAGGAGCGCTCCGCGGCTACCCGCGAAGCGTTGATCGTTGCCGCGCGGCGACTGTGGGGCGAGCGTGGTTATGCCGAGGTGGGCACGCCGGAGATCGCGACGACCGCGGGCGTGACCCGGGGCGCGATGTATCACCAATTCGCCGACAAGGCAGCGCTTTTCCTCGCTGTGGTGGAGGTGGTGGAACAGGACGTGATGGCCCGGATGGGGGCGATGGTGGCGGCATCGGGGGCGACGTCACCGGCCGATGCCGTTCGCGCCGCGGTCGATGCCTGGCTGGAAGTCTCCGGCGACCCGGAGGTGCGCCAGCTGGTGTTGCTCGACGCCCCGAGTGTCCTGGGTTGGGCGGGCTTCCGGGACGTCGCCCAGCGCTACAGCCTGGGCATGACGGAGCAGCTGCTCAGCGAGGCCATGAAGGCCGGCCAGCTGGCCCGTCAGCCGGTGCGGGCGTTGGCGCATGTGCTGATCGGTGCCCTCGACGAGGCGGCCATGCTCATCGCCACCGCGGACGACCCGAAGAAGGCGCGCCGCGAGACCCGTCAGGTACTGCGCCGCCTCGTCGATGCCATGTTCGACGGCTAG
- a CDS encoding lipid-transfer protein, with protein MAKNRVFVVGVGMTKFEKPGSREGWDYPQMANESGNKALADAGISYDQVEQGYVGYCSGDSTSGQRALYELGMTGIPIVNVNNNCSTGSTALYLAAQAIRGGLADCTIALGFEKMQPGSLQAGAQDRESPLGRHVKALAEIDEFAFPVAPWMFGAAGREHMKKYGSTAEHFAKIGYKNHKHSVNNPYAQFQDEYTLDDILAAKMISDPLTKLQCSPTSDGSGAAILASEAFVDKHGLASQAVEIVGQAMTTDFASTFDGSAANIIGYDMNVQAAQKVYDQAGLGPEDFQVIELHDCFSANELLLYEALGLCGEGEAPRLIDNNDTTYGGRWVVNPSGGLISKGHPLGATGLAQCSELTWQLRGTADKRQVDGVTAALQHNIGLGGAAVVTAYQRAER; from the coding sequence ATGGCCAAGAATCGCGTGTTCGTCGTCGGTGTCGGCATGACCAAATTCGAGAAGCCCGGCAGCCGCGAGGGCTGGGACTACCCGCAGATGGCCAACGAGTCCGGCAACAAGGCCCTGGCCGACGCCGGCATCTCGTATGACCAGGTGGAGCAGGGTTACGTCGGCTACTGCTCCGGCGACTCGACCTCGGGCCAGCGCGCCCTGTACGAGCTGGGCATGACAGGCATCCCGATCGTCAACGTCAACAACAACTGTTCGACGGGTTCGACGGCGCTTTACCTTGCCGCACAGGCGATCCGCGGCGGCCTCGCCGACTGCACCATCGCGCTGGGCTTCGAGAAGATGCAGCCGGGTTCGCTTCAGGCAGGTGCGCAGGACCGCGAATCGCCGCTGGGGCGGCACGTCAAGGCCCTGGCCGAGATCGACGAGTTCGCCTTCCCCGTGGCGCCGTGGATGTTCGGCGCGGCCGGCCGTGAGCACATGAAGAAATATGGAAGCACTGCAGAACATTTTGCAAAAATCGGCTACAAGAACCACAAGCATTCGGTCAACAACCCGTATGCGCAGTTCCAGGACGAGTACACGCTCGACGACATCCTGGCCGCCAAGATGATCTCCGACCCGCTGACCAAGCTGCAGTGCTCGCCCACCTCCGACGGGTCGGGCGCGGCGATTCTCGCCAGCGAGGCGTTCGTCGACAAGCACGGGCTGGCGTCGCAGGCCGTCGAGATCGTCGGCCAGGCCATGACCACCGACTTCGCCTCGACGTTCGACGGCAGCGCCGCCAACATCATCGGCTACGACATGAATGTCCAAGCCGCCCAGAAGGTTTACGACCAGGCGGGCCTGGGCCCCGAGGACTTCCAGGTCATCGAGCTGCACGACTGCTTCTCCGCCAACGAGCTGCTGTTGTACGAAGCCCTGGGCCTCTGCGGCGAGGGTGAGGCGCCGCGCCTGATCGACAACAACGACACCACGTACGGCGGCCGCTGGGTGGTCAACCCGTCGGGCGGCCTGATCTCCAAGGGTCACCCGCTGGGTGCGACGGGCCTGGCCCAGTGCTCCGAGCTGACGTGGCAGCTGCGCGGCACCGCCGACAAGCGTCAGGTCGACGGTGTCACCGCGGCCTTGCAGCACAACATCGGCCTCGGCGGCGCCGCCGTCGTGACGGCCTACCAGCGCGCCGAGCGCTAG
- a CDS encoding IS110 family transposase, whose translation MQQTQHHWVCVVDGNGNMVFSRKVVNDERTIRDLVAEVEKLAGEVSWAVDLSNAYAALVLTVLADEGKTVRYLAGRQVWQASATYRGGESKTDAKDARVIADQSRMRGADLPVLRPGDDLITELRMLTAHRADLVADRTRTINRLRQQLLAVCPALERVAELSQDRGWAVLLAHYQRPKAIRRTGVSRLTKVLAAAGVRNAATIAAAAVTAAKAQTVRLAGEDVGAGLVAELAQGVINLDERIKHTDADIEERFRRHPLAEVITSLPGIGFRLGAEFLAVVGDPALLQSPDQLAAWAGLAPVSKDSGKRTGRLHTPKRYSRRLRRVMYMSALTAIRCDPTSKAYYQRKRDQGKRAIPATICLARRRVNVLYALIRDNRTWHPDTPQIATAAA comes from the coding sequence GTGCAGCAGACCCAACATCACTGGGTGTGCGTCGTGGACGGCAACGGCAACATGGTGTTCTCGCGCAAGGTGGTCAACGACGAGCGCACGATCCGCGACCTGGTCGCCGAGGTCGAAAAGCTTGCCGGTGAGGTGTCCTGGGCGGTGGACTTGAGCAACGCGTACGCCGCACTGGTCCTCACGGTGCTGGCCGATGAAGGCAAGACGGTGCGTTACCTTGCGGGCCGGCAGGTGTGGCAAGCATCGGCCACCTACCGGGGTGGTGAATCCAAGACCGACGCCAAAGACGCCCGGGTGATTGCCGATCAATCCCGGATGCGCGGTGCGGACCTGCCGGTCCTGCGTCCCGGCGATGACCTGATCACCGAGCTGCGCATGCTCACCGCCCACCGCGCCGATCTGGTGGCCGATCGCACCCGCACCATCAACCGTCTGCGCCAACAACTGCTGGCCGTATGCCCGGCCCTCGAACGCGTCGCCGAGCTCAGCCAAGACCGGGGTTGGGCGGTGCTGCTGGCGCACTATCAACGGCCGAAAGCGATTCGCCGAACGGGTGTTTCGCGGCTGACCAAAGTTCTGGCAGCGGCCGGGGTGCGCAACGCCGCCACGATCGCGGCTGCCGCGGTGACAGCGGCCAAAGCTCAGACCGTCCGCCTCGCGGGTGAAGATGTTGGCGCCGGATTGGTCGCCGAGCTGGCCCAAGGGGTGATCAACCTCGATGAGCGCATCAAACACACCGACGCGGACATCGAGGAACGATTTCGCCGCCATCCGCTCGCCGAGGTGATCACCAGCCTGCCCGGCATCGGCTTCCGACTCGGCGCCGAATTCCTTGCCGTGGTCGGCGATCCCGCACTGCTCCAATCGCCTGACCAGCTCGCCGCCTGGGCCGGCCTGGCGCCGGTATCCAAAGACTCCGGCAAACGCACCGGCCGGCTGCACACGCCCAAGCGCTACAGCCGCCGCCTGCGCCGGGTGATGTACATGTCCGCGCTGACCGCGATCCGCTGCGATCCCACGTCGAAGGCGTACTACCAGCGCAAACGAGACCAAGGCAAACGCGCTATCCCGGCCACCATCTGCCTGGCCCGCCGACGCGTCAACGTCCTTTACGCCCTCATCCGTGACAACCGGACCTGGCACCCCGACACGCCCCAAATCGCCACTGCGGCGGCTTGA